The following proteins come from a genomic window of Alosa sapidissima isolate fAloSap1 chromosome 20, fAloSap1.pri, whole genome shotgun sequence:
- the drd1a gene encoding D(1) dopamine receptor → MDMNLTTVVDSGYLEADPSTRVLTGCFLSLLILSTLLGNTLVCAAVTKFRHLRSKVTNFFVISLAVSDLLVAVLVMPWKAVTEITGFWPFGAFCDVWVAFDIMCSTASILNLCVISVDRYWAISSPFRYERKMTPRVAFIMISAAWTLSVLISFIPVQLNWHKAAQHPHHQLQRDQSPAGSMSEAAAAANGSLGRPLAGVNCDSSLNRTYAISSSLISFYIPVAIMIATYTQIYRIAQKQIRRISALERAAESAKNRHNSMGGNSTAESESSLKLSFKRETKVLKTLSIIMGVFVCCWLPFFVLNCMVPFCQREAGSGGGGGRGGRMDFPCISSTTFDIFVWFGWANSSLNPIIYAFNADFRKAFAILLGCQRLCPGNGGVETASLNKT, encoded by the coding sequence ATGGATATGAATCTGACGACTGTGGTGGACAGTGGGTATCTGGAAGCTGACCCTTCCACGCGCGTCCTGACTGGATGCTTCCTGTCCCTGCTCATACTGTCCACACTGCTGGGCAACACTTTGGTGTGTGCCGCCGTCACCAAATTCCGCCACCTCCGCTCCAAGGTCACCAACTTCTTTGTCATCTCGCTGGCCGTGTCGGATCTGCTAGTGGCTGTGCTCGTGATGCCATGGAAGGCCGTGACGGAGATCACAGGCTTCTGGCCGTTCGGCGCCTTCTGCGACGTGTGGGTGGCCTTTGACATCATGTGCTCCACGGCGTCCATCTTGAATCTGTGCGTCATCAGCGTGGATCGCTACTGGGCCATCTCCAGCCCTTTCCGCTACGAGAGGAAGATGACCCCGCGTGTGGCCTTCATTATGATCAGTGCCGCCTGGACGCTGTCTGTCCTCATTTCCTTCATCCCCGTCCAGCTCAACTGGCACAAGGCGGCTCAGCATCCCCATCATCAACTGCAGAGGGACCAGTCCCCTGCAGGCTCCATGTCCGAGGCGGCGGCAGCGGCCAATGGCTCCCTCGGGAGGCCTCTGGCAGGGGTGAATTGTGACTCCAGCCTCAATCGGACGTACGCCATCTCCTCATCGCTGATCAGCTTCTACATCCCCGTGGCCATCATGATCGCCACGTACACGCAGATCTACCGCATCGCCCAGAAGCAGATCCGCCGCATCTCGGCGCTTGAGCGCGCCGCCGAGAGTGCCAAGAACCGCCACAACAGCATGGGCGGCAACTCCACGGCCGAGTCCGAGAGCTCCCTCAAGCTCTCGTTCAAGCGCGAGACCAAGGTCCTCAAGACCCTCTCCATCATCatgggggtgtttgtgtgctgctGGTTGCCCTTCTTCGTCCTGAACTGCATGGTGCCCTTCTGCCAGCGCGAGGCAGGCAGTGGAGGAGGCGGCGGCAGAGGTGGACGGATGGACTTTCCCTGCATCAGCTCGACCACCTTCGACATCTTTGTGTGGTTCGGCTGGGCCAACTCCTCACTCAACCCCATCATCTACGCCTTCAACGCCGACTTCCGCAAGGCCTTCGCTATCCTCCTGGGCTGCCAGAGGCTCTGCCCTGGCAACGGAGGGGTGGAGACGGCCAGCCTGAACAAGACCTGA